TCCTCACATGTTAATTACAACAAGCTTAAGTGATAATAGAGTATTATTTGACGAACCAGCAAAATTTACAGCCAAACTTAGAGATTTAAAAACTGATAATAATTTGCTTTTGTTAAAAACTGAAATGAATGCAGGCCACGGAGGTAAGTCAGGTAGAGATGGTGCCATTGAAGAAATAGCTTTTGACTACGCATTTATTTTAAAGATCTCCAAAAAAATTAAAATTTGATATCTTGAAAAAAAACAAATAATTCCCATATAAACAAAGTTGGTCGCCTAATGGGGCTAACAATAAATAAACTTGCTTAACAAAGGAGGATATTATGACAAGTAAGGATTTATCTATATTCAACTCACTAAGACCTTTTTCAATTGGTTTTGACGACATGTTTGACCAATTCGAAAATATGCTTGGTAATGGTTCTTTGACTATGCAGTCAAATTACCCACCTTATAACATCAGAAAAACTGGTAAGGATAATTATGCAATCGAAGTTGCATTGGCTGGTTTTAATAAAAATGATGTTGAAGTTGAGTTTGAAGATAATTTATTAACTGTAAGGACTAAGCAAGTTAATAAATCTGAAAATAATAATGCTGATGGAGAAATAATTCACAAAGGTATTTCTCAAAGACAATTTGCTAGATCATTTACTATAGCTGATGATGTAAAAGTTAATGGTGCTGAGTTAAAAGATGGTCTTTTAACAATATCTTGTGAAAGAATTGTTCCAGAGCATAAAAAAAGAAAACTTATTGAAATTAAATAAGTATACCTTGCTTGCGGAGATAAATTCTCCGCAGGTAATCAAAAACATCCGTTAGATACAAATCCAATAACAATCAATTTTGAATTTACTTCAAATCTTCTTTCGCAAGGGATTCCATATTTTTTGGTGTTATAAACTAAAACTAAATTTCCTTTTTCATTTATAAAATCTTCATCTGGGCTTCCCAAGCTGCTTGTTAAATCCTGAGAAGACTTGCCTATAAATGCACTTAATTTTTCATTTTCCTTCTCAACAATAGCGTCAGTTTTTTGCTTAATTGTCTGACAGCCTAATAAAGAGAAAATTATGAATACACTTAGAATCGAGATTTTGATTTTTTTCATAATTTTATAATAACAACCTAAATATGGCATAAATATAAACTTGTGAGTTGAATATTGTTAATAAGAATTAGTTTTGACGGGTAATACAGTAAAGAATCAAATATTTTGCAGTTTATAGGAGGATAAATGCTTGAAAAATATTTTGAATATAAAAAACATAAAACAGATTTTAAAACAGAAGTAATTGCGGGAACAACTACGTTCTTAACAATGGCTTACATAATGTTTTTAAATCCATTCATCTTATCAGGGGAATTCGCCGGCCCTGAAAAAGGTTTCTTTGATTTCGGCGCAGTATACACTGCAACAATTTTAGCAACTGCCTTGGCTTGTTTTATAATGGCCTTTTATGGAAAAACTTGGCCAATCGGACTAGCCCCAGGAATGGGTATTAATGCATTTGTTGCTTTTGGCGTTTGTGCTGGTATGGGTTATACGCCTCAAGAAGCTCTTGGTGCAGTTTTGGTTGCAGGGGTATTGTTCTTAATTATCTCACTTACACCTATTAGAGCTTGGTTAATTAACTCAATTCCAAAAAGTTTAAAACTTGGAATTGGCGCAGGTATTGGATTGTTTCTTGCAATTATTGGATTGCAAATTATGGAAGTTGTAGTTGATAATCCTGTAACATTAGTCCAGCTTGGAAATTTAAGTGATCCATTAGTCCTTCTTGGATGCGCAACATTTATTGCGATCATTGTGCTTGAAAAAATGAATGTTAAAGGAAATATCATTATAGGTATTTTATTTTTTAGTGTTATTGCATGGGCTACTGGTCTAGCTAAGTTTAATGGTTTAGCAAGTTCACCACCACCAATGACATACCTTTTTGAATTTGACTTATCCGCTGCGATGACTGCTGGAATGTCTACAGTAATATTCACTTTATTATTTATAGATTTTTTTGACACAGCTGGAACGTTAACTTCTGTTGCAAACGTTGCAGGTAAAGTTGATAAACAAGGAAAAGTTCAAGACATTAACAAAGCAATGTTGTCCGATAGTGTGGGAACTGTTGCGGGTGCTATGATGGGAACAACAACTGTTACTAGTTATGTAGAGTCAGGGGCTGGCGTAAAAGCTGGTGGTAAAACTGGGATGACTTCTCTTGTGATAGGTATTTTGTTTTTAGCATGTATATTTTTTGCACCTCTTGCAACTAGTTTGCCTAAACAAATTGATGGTGCGGCTTTACTCTTTGTTTCTGTTTTATTTATTAGAAATATTACAGATATAGAATGGAATGACATCTCTGAGTCTGCTCCAGCAATTTTAGCGATGATTGCTATGCCATTAACTTATAGTATCAGTAATGGTATTGCTTTAGCATTTGTTTCATATGCTTTAATAAAAATATTTACTGGAAAATTTTCAAGTACTTCTCCAGCAATATGGGTTGTGGCAATACTTAGTGTTGTAAGTTTTGCTGTAAGTTAAATAATATTTTACGGGGCTAGTTTTCTAGCCCCGTTTATTAGTTTCTTTTTATAATTTCCTCAATAGAAAGTTCTTCATAATGTTCTGTAGGCTGGACTATCCATGGATCTGAGTCCAATTTTATTGGACAAAAATCTGGTTCAAATGATGAGGATTTTTTTTTCCACAAACAAGCGGTTTTAATTTCTTTAATAAATTTTTTTGTTGGCTCATAACTTTTTAACCACTCAATACTTTTATTTAGTGTTAGCCCTGTATCTGACAAATCATCGATTAAAAGTATTTTTTCAAAATCTTGTTCTTTCGCTAATGAGCTTATTTCTCTAGCAAACATTAATTGACCTTGTTTATCTTCTAATCCTTTACCAGTATAACTTTGAATAACAATGTATGCGATCGGGAGTTTAAGAATTCTTGAAAGAATATCAATTATAGGTGCTGCACCTCTCATTATTCCAACTAAAACTGTTGGTTTGTAATTTTTATGAATTTCAACAGCTAATTTTTCAACAATTTTGATATATTCTTCAAA
The DNA window shown above is from Candidatus Pelagibacter sp. RS39 and carries:
- a CDS encoding Hsp20 family protein — protein: MTSKDLSIFNSLRPFSIGFDDMFDQFENMLGNGSLTMQSNYPPYNIRKTGKDNYAIEVALAGFNKNDVEVEFEDNLLTVRTKQVNKSENNNADGEIIHKGISQRQFARSFTIADDVKVNGAELKDGLLTISCERIVPEHKKRKLIEIK
- a CDS encoding NCS2 family permease; amino-acid sequence: MLEKYFEYKKHKTDFKTEVIAGTTTFLTMAYIMFLNPFILSGEFAGPEKGFFDFGAVYTATILATALACFIMAFYGKTWPIGLAPGMGINAFVAFGVCAGMGYTPQEALGAVLVAGVLFLIISLTPIRAWLINSIPKSLKLGIGAGIGLFLAIIGLQIMEVVVDNPVTLVQLGNLSDPLVLLGCATFIAIIVLEKMNVKGNIIIGILFFSVIAWATGLAKFNGLASSPPPMTYLFEFDLSAAMTAGMSTVIFTLLFIDFFDTAGTLTSVANVAGKVDKQGKVQDINKAMLSDSVGTVAGAMMGTTTVTSYVESGAGVKAGGKTGMTSLVIGILFLACIFFAPLATSLPKQIDGAALLFVSVLFIRNITDIEWNDISESAPAILAMIAMPLTYSISNGIALAFVSYALIKIFTGKFSSTSPAIWVVAILSVVSFAVS
- a CDS encoding phosphoribosyltransferase, which translates into the protein MADKLVVSFEEYIKIVEKLAVEIHKNYKPTVLVGIMRGAAPIIDILSRILKLPIAYIVIQSYTGKGLEDKQGQLMFAREISSLAKEQDFEKILLIDDLSDTGLTLNKSIEWLKSYEPTKKFIKEIKTACLWKKKSSSFEPDFCPIKLDSDPWIVQPTEHYEELSIEEIIKRN